In Candidatus Thorarchaeota archaeon, the following proteins share a genomic window:
- a CDS encoding carbamate kinase: protein MNNRVVVAIGGNSLIKDKSRQTVPDQYRALAETCVHIADMVEKDYEVVITSGNGPQVGFILRRSELARHELHEVPMDVCGADTQGAIGYMIEQALHNEFRRRGVDKDVVGVVTQVRVSRDDPAFQNPDKPIGSFLDEKEAKRRAKEEGWTVKEDAGCGWRRVVPSPKPQEIIELPAIQSLVDNGFVVYAVGGGG, encoded by the coding sequence ATGAACAACAGGGTCGTTGTGGCAATCGGTGGCAACTCTCTGATAAAGGACAAGAGCAGACAGACTGTGCCGGACCAGTACAGGGCGCTCGCCGAGACGTGCGTACACATCGCGGACATGGTAGAGAAGGACTACGAGGTAGTAATCACTTCCGGCAACGGACCGCAGGTTGGCTTCATTCTCAGAAGGTCCGAGCTGGCCAGACACGAACTTCACGAGGTGCCCATGGATGTCTGCGGCGCTGACACACAAGGTGCCATAGGATATATGATTGAACAGGCGCTCCATAACGAGTTCCGGAGGAGGGGAGTTGACAAGGATGTGGTGGGGGTGGTCACCCAAGTACGCGTCAGTAGAGATGACCCTGCATTCCAGAATCCCGACAAGCCAATCGGCAGCTTCCTAGATGAGAAAGAGGCGAAACGACGCGCCAAGGAGGAGGGATGGACCGTCAAAGAGGATGCCGGATGCGGCTGGCGGAGAGTGGTACCTTCGCCCAAGCCTCAGGAGATCATCGAGCTGCCAGCAATACAGTCGCTTGTGGACAATGGGTTCGTTGTCTATGCGGTAGGGGGTGGCGG